From a single Mycolicibacterium moriokaense genomic region:
- a CDS encoding arginase family protein yields the protein MPDIELIGVPFDGYGRAGNQARAALVLHDAGLADAFDHHHVVDHHLELPEPDPERGASTTLINEPALLAMTDALNARVGGAVAAGRFPFVYGGDCSSLFGIVTGLRDHVGDVGLVFIDGHEDTMPLDVSEDGEAANTEIGLLLGLTGRLLTGGLGDRLPALRPDHLFVLGPRDDAWRRRFNVGTLADSGVWVAPLAEVADDPTAAGREAITELAGVVDRWWLHIDLDVLDPVEFPSQGLPDVDDEPGGLTWDQLTDLVVSLFGSPAHCVGASLAIYDPDQDDGYTDAAKIVNFVRNALARTTISP from the coding sequence ATGCCCGATATCGAACTGATCGGGGTGCCGTTCGACGGCTATGGCCGTGCCGGTAACCAGGCGAGGGCTGCCCTCGTGCTGCACGACGCCGGCCTCGCCGACGCATTCGACCATCACCATGTCGTCGACCACCACCTCGAACTGCCTGAGCCGGATCCCGAGCGTGGTGCGTCGACCACTCTGATCAACGAACCCGCGCTGCTCGCGATGACCGACGCGCTGAATGCGAGGGTGGGAGGGGCGGTCGCGGCGGGCCGGTTCCCGTTCGTCTACGGGGGTGACTGTTCGTCGCTGTTTGGCATCGTGACCGGTCTTCGTGATCACGTCGGCGACGTCGGGCTGGTGTTCATCGACGGGCACGAGGACACCATGCCGCTCGACGTGTCCGAGGACGGCGAGGCCGCCAACACCGAGATCGGTCTGCTGCTGGGCTTGACCGGGCGGCTGCTGACCGGAGGCCTCGGCGACCGGTTGCCGGCGCTGCGGCCCGACCATCTGTTCGTGCTGGGGCCGCGAGACGACGCCTGGCGACGCCGGTTCAACGTCGGCACCCTCGCCGACAGCGGGGTATGGGTGGCACCCCTCGCAGAGGTGGCCGACGACCCCACTGCCGCAGGCCGCGAAGCCATCACCGAACTCGCCGGTGTTGTCGACCGATGGTGGCTGCACATCGATCTGGACGTGCTCGACCCCGTCGAGTTTCCGTCACAGGGCCTGCCCGACGTCGACGACGAACCCGGTGGCCTGACGTGGGATCAACTGACCGACCTCGTCGTATCGCTGTTCGGTTCGCCTGCGCATTGCGTGGGAGCAAGCCTGGCCATCTACGACCCCGATCAGGACGATGGCTACACCGATGCGGCGAAGATCGTCAACTTTGTTCGTAATGCACTGGCCCGCACGACAATAAGTCCTTAG
- a CDS encoding HAD-IIA family hydrolase, whose translation MRASPQCWLTDMDGVLVREEHALPGAAEFLQRLVDKDRPFLVLTNNSIFTPRDLSARLLRSGLTVPESSIWTSALATAAFLSDQLPGGSAYVIGEAGLTTALHAVGYTLTDIEPDFVVLGETRTYSFTAITTAIRLILGGARFIATNPDATGPSAEGPLPATGSVAAMITKATGRDPYFVGKPNPMMFRSALNRIEAHSENTVMIGDRMDTDVVAGIEAGLETVLVLTGSTTVEDVERYPFRPSRVLPSIAEVIDLV comes from the coding sequence GTGCGCGCCTCCCCGCAGTGCTGGCTCACCGATATGGACGGCGTACTCGTCCGCGAGGAACACGCCCTGCCCGGGGCCGCCGAGTTTCTGCAGCGGTTGGTCGACAAGGACCGTCCGTTCCTGGTCCTGACGAACAACTCGATATTCACGCCGCGGGATCTGTCGGCGCGGCTGCTGCGCTCCGGTCTGACCGTGCCCGAGTCCTCGATCTGGACGTCCGCGCTGGCCACTGCGGCCTTTCTGTCCGATCAGCTGCCCGGCGGGTCGGCGTACGTCATCGGCGAGGCCGGCCTCACCACCGCGCTGCACGCCGTCGGCTACACACTGACCGACATCGAGCCCGACTTCGTCGTACTCGGTGAGACCCGGACGTATTCCTTCACGGCCATCACCACGGCGATCCGGCTGATTCTCGGCGGCGCGCGCTTCATCGCCACCAACCCCGACGCCACCGGACCGTCCGCAGAGGGGCCACTTCCGGCGACGGGGTCGGTGGCCGCGATGATCACCAAGGCCACCGGGCGTGACCCGTACTTCGTCGGTAAACCGAACCCGATGATGTTCCGCAGCGCGCTGAATCGCATCGAGGCGCACTCGGAGAACACCGTGATGATCGGCGACCGGATGGACACCGACGTCGTCGCCGGAATCGAGGCCGGGCTGGAGACCGTCCTGGTGCTGACGGGTTCGACGACGGTCGAGGACGTCGAACGCTATCCGTTTCGGCCCAGCCGCGTGCTGCCGTCGATCGCAGAGGTGATCGACCTCGTGTGA
- a CDS encoding heme-binding protein, whose protein sequence is MLSRSVIGAGMIAGAMIFGNSATAAADPPNCTAADLAGVMAGVSAGTSTYLFTHPDVNAFFTGLKGKTREEMSAEIQTYLDAHPQVRDELRAVRQAAADFRDRCNAPLPDMPMG, encoded by the coding sequence ATGTTGTCTCGCAGTGTGATAGGCGCCGGCATGATCGCCGGTGCGATGATTTTCGGCAACTCGGCGACGGCGGCTGCCGATCCGCCGAACTGTACGGCTGCCGATCTGGCTGGCGTCATGGCCGGCGTATCGGCGGGGACCTCGACATACCTGTTCACCCATCCGGATGTGAATGCCTTCTTCACCGGCCTCAAGGGCAAGACCCGGGAAGAGATGAGCGCCGAGATCCAGACGTACTTGGACGCCCACCCGCAGGTTCGCGACGAGCTCCGTGCTGTGCGGCAGGCCGCCGCCGACTTCCGGGATCGCTGCAACGCGCCGTTGCCCGACATGCCGATGGGCTAG
- a CDS encoding Dyp-type peroxidase: MLELDDIQHILLTRTPAITGRYEFLTFDSPAGGRMWLSELLPKTQSATEAVATIDESDRWVTLAFTWNGLRALGVPEESLATFPDEFREGMAARADILGDTGTAAPEHWLGGLARDDLHAIAILFSRTDEQCRRSIDEHDQLLARTDGARSLSYLDLNASPPFNYAHDHFGFRDRLSQPVMKGSGEEPTPGSGAPLEPGEFILGYPDENGPVANLPEPQELSRNGSYMAYRRLEEHVGLFRDYLREHAETPDEQELLAAKFMGRWRSGAPLVLAPEADDPGLGADPIRNNDFNYKEMDPFGYACPLGSHARRLNPRDTAHNMNRRRMIRRGATYGPALPEDAPDDGVDRGIAAFIICADLVRQFEFAQNVWINDKTFHELGNEHDPICGTQDGTLDFTVPKRPIRKVHKGIPAFTTLRGGAYFFLPGMSAMRYLASLGD; the protein is encoded by the coding sequence GTGCTCGAACTCGACGACATTCAGCACATCCTGCTGACGCGTACACCGGCCATCACTGGACGGTATGAGTTCTTGACGTTCGACAGCCCGGCGGGAGGTCGGATGTGGCTCTCCGAGCTACTACCGAAGACCCAGTCGGCGACCGAGGCCGTCGCCACCATCGACGAGTCGGATCGCTGGGTCACGTTGGCCTTCACCTGGAACGGCCTTCGCGCACTCGGTGTCCCCGAAGAATCACTTGCGACCTTCCCCGACGAATTTCGCGAGGGAATGGCCGCGCGCGCCGACATCCTCGGCGACACCGGCACCGCCGCGCCCGAGCACTGGCTCGGCGGGCTGGCGCGCGACGACTTGCATGCGATCGCAATTCTGTTCTCCCGCACCGACGAACAGTGCCGACGGTCCATCGACGAGCACGACCAGCTACTGGCTCGCACCGACGGGGCGCGCAGCCTTTCGTACCTCGACCTCAATGCGTCACCGCCGTTCAACTACGCCCACGACCATTTCGGCTTTCGGGACCGACTGTCGCAGCCGGTGATGAAAGGATCCGGCGAGGAACCGACCCCCGGATCAGGGGCGCCACTGGAGCCGGGTGAATTCATCCTGGGTTATCCGGATGAGAACGGCCCGGTGGCAAACCTCCCTGAGCCGCAGGAACTGTCGCGCAATGGCAGCTACATGGCATACCGCCGCCTGGAGGAGCACGTCGGCTTATTCCGCGACTATCTGCGTGAGCACGCCGAGACACCGGACGAACAAGAACTCCTGGCGGCGAAGTTCATGGGCCGCTGGCGCAGCGGTGCGCCACTGGTATTGGCGCCGGAAGCGGACGACCCCGGACTCGGAGCGGATCCGATTCGCAACAACGACTTCAACTACAAGGAGATGGATCCTTTTGGGTACGCCTGCCCGCTCGGCTCCCATGCCCGCCGGTTGAATCCACGCGACACCGCGCACAACATGAACCGTCGGCGCATGATCCGCCGCGGCGCCACCTACGGTCCGGCGTTGCCCGAGGATGCGCCCGACGACGGCGTGGACCGCGGCATCGCGGCGTTCATCATCTGCGCAGACCTGGTCCGGCAGTTCGAGTTCGCGCAGAACGTCTGGATCAACGATAAGACGTTCCACGAGCTCGGCAACGAGCATGATCCCATCTGCGGTACCCAGGACGGCACCCTGGACTTCACCGTGCCCAAGCGTCCTATCCGCAAGGTGCACAAGGGTATTCCAGCTTTCACCACGCTTCGCGGCGGCGCCTACTTCTTCCTGCCCGGAATGAGCGCGATGCGGTACCTGGCTTCACTCGGCGATTAG
- a CDS encoding biotin carboxylase: MSDRPVRARRPSSATKKSAARKTSTAKKAPAKRAAPRSTTTAQPQETQPREISVGTDAAFAPGGGPQRRRLRNISEVRHFFRTNDVPILFFGATPFNLLGLDRWVRNFSYITYYDAWDGAHPRVFTPSHKPYQEFESGEEINNWLLTNPEVRAHIKAATPRGVRPKVAMVFFDSETEDICKELGYDLILPPASLRERLDSKIVTTQLGNEAGAPSVPNVLTRVDGWHGLRAEAEKAGLGDELVVQTPYGDSGKTTFFISSEADWRKHSADIVGQEIKVMRRINNRPVAVEAVLTRCGTIVGPFMSELIGYPELTPARGGWCGNEMFPEVLTGESRRIATQLVRRLGDRLADEGYRGFFEVDVLVDTDTNDIYLGELNPRISGASSITNVTAGAYADVPLFLFHILEFMNVDFDLDVDEINERWEELASADVWSQMVLKETDDVVQRLTATPRTGQYALDASGALVFRRAALDWHQLQNESEAFFLRIYGPGDYRWKGADLGVLVTKGRLQVDSGTGKSSLAIRARHLIDSLRAEYAGTPLAEPSGPKSDVGLK; this comes from the coding sequence ATGAGTGATCGCCCGGTTCGAGCTAGACGGCCTTCGAGCGCTACCAAGAAAAGCGCCGCGAGAAAGACGTCCACCGCCAAAAAGGCACCTGCGAAACGGGCGGCGCCGCGCAGCACCACGACGGCACAACCCCAAGAGACTCAGCCCCGTGAGATCAGTGTCGGCACCGACGCGGCCTTCGCCCCTGGCGGCGGACCGCAGCGCCGCCGGCTGCGGAACATCTCCGAGGTACGGCATTTCTTCCGCACCAACGACGTGCCGATCCTGTTCTTCGGCGCGACCCCGTTCAACCTATTGGGTCTCGACCGCTGGGTGCGCAACTTCTCGTACATCACGTACTACGACGCCTGGGACGGCGCGCATCCACGGGTGTTCACTCCGAGCCACAAGCCGTACCAGGAGTTCGAGAGTGGCGAGGAGATCAACAACTGGCTGCTCACCAACCCCGAAGTGCGGGCGCACATCAAGGCGGCCACCCCGCGCGGCGTGCGTCCCAAGGTCGCCATGGTGTTCTTCGACAGCGAAACCGAGGACATCTGTAAGGAACTCGGCTACGACCTGATCCTGCCCCCGGCGAGTCTGCGCGAGCGGCTGGATTCCAAGATCGTCACCACCCAGCTCGGAAACGAGGCCGGTGCGCCCAGCGTGCCGAACGTACTGACCCGCGTCGACGGGTGGCACGGACTGCGCGCCGAGGCCGAAAAAGCCGGTCTCGGTGACGAACTCGTCGTTCAGACACCGTACGGCGACTCGGGCAAAACCACCTTCTTCATCTCGTCGGAGGCCGATTGGCGTAAGCACAGCGCCGACATCGTCGGCCAGGAGATCAAAGTGATGCGCCGCATCAACAATCGGCCGGTGGCTGTCGAGGCAGTGCTGACGCGGTGCGGCACCATCGTCGGCCCCTTCATGTCGGAACTGATCGGTTATCCGGAACTCACACCGGCCCGCGGTGGGTGGTGCGGCAACGAGATGTTCCCCGAGGTATTGACGGGCGAAAGCAGGCGCATCGCAACACAATTGGTTCGCCGACTGGGCGATCGTCTGGCCGACGAGGGTTACCGCGGATTCTTCGAGGTGGACGTCCTCGTCGACACCGACACCAACGACATCTACCTCGGCGAGCTCAACCCTCGGATCAGTGGGGCGTCGTCGATCACGAACGTGACGGCAGGCGCGTATGCCGATGTGCCGCTGTTCCTGTTCCACATCTTGGAGTTCATGAACGTCGACTTCGATCTGGACGTCGACGAGATCAACGAGCGGTGGGAGGAGTTGGCGTCGGCCGACGTGTGGAGCCAGATGGTGCTGAAGGAGACCGACGACGTCGTGCAGCGCCTGACCGCGACACCGCGCACCGGGCAGTACGCACTCGACGCGAGCGGTGCACTGGTGTTCCGTCGCGCGGCCCTGGACTGGCACCAGCTGCAGAACGAATCGGAGGCGTTCTTCCTGCGGATCTACGGACCCGGCGACTATCGCTGGAAGGGCGCCGACCTCGGGGTGCTGGTGACGAAGGGGCGCCTGCAGGTCGACTCGGGGACGGGCAAATCGTCGCTGGCCATCCGCGCACGTCATCTGATCGATTCCCTGCGGGCCGAATACGCAGGTACGCCGCTTGCCGAACCTTCCGGGCCGAAGAGCGACGTCGGACTCAAGTAG
- a CDS encoding serine hydrolase domain-containing protein, translating to MVLGGDTGRAPSDVTLDNWQSASHLHWTFQHVADFLPTAVISRGTGPVAELPPAPDELPRLSEIPLHDNTNGRRTTVGDVMAATATDGWIVTHHGRVLTEQYYGGMAADTQHLLMSVSKSLVGMVAGALVGNGALDVDAELTHYVPALAASGYAGATVRHLLDMRSGIAFSEDYLNPMAEVRLLEQAIGWAPRTVPDLPTTMYDYLLTLRQGSPHGGPFAYRSCETDILGWVCEAAGGLRMPELMSVLLWSKVGADNDATIAVDQVGTGMFDGGINACLRDLARFGALYLNDGTSLTGEPVVSPAWIADTLEGGIDSRDAFAASPDDNRMPGGMYRNQVWFPYPGNNVLLCLGIHGQMIYVNRSAGLVAAKLSSWPLPQDATKLFPTVAAFDEIAAQLS from the coding sequence ATGGTGTTGGGAGGCGACACAGGGCGTGCGCCCTCGGATGTCACGCTGGACAACTGGCAGTCCGCCTCGCATCTGCACTGGACGTTCCAGCATGTCGCGGACTTCCTGCCGACGGCCGTCATCTCACGGGGCACCGGCCCTGTCGCCGAACTGCCCCCCGCTCCCGACGAACTGCCCCGGCTGTCCGAGATCCCCCTGCACGACAACACAAATGGCCGACGGACCACGGTCGGCGATGTGATGGCCGCGACGGCGACCGACGGCTGGATCGTCACCCATCACGGACGAGTGCTCACCGAGCAGTACTACGGCGGCATGGCCGCCGACACACAGCACCTGTTGATGTCGGTCAGCAAGTCGTTGGTCGGCATGGTGGCCGGCGCGCTGGTCGGCAACGGCGCGCTCGACGTAGACGCGGAGCTCACGCACTACGTCCCCGCCCTAGCGGCCTCCGGCTACGCGGGCGCCACGGTCCGGCATCTCCTCGACATGCGTTCGGGCATCGCGTTCTCCGAGGACTACCTGAACCCGATGGCCGAAGTGCGACTGCTCGAACAGGCCATCGGCTGGGCGCCTCGCACCGTGCCGGACCTGCCGACGACGATGTACGACTACCTGCTCACCCTGCGGCAGGGCTCGCCGCACGGGGGACCGTTCGCCTACCGATCCTGCGAGACCGACATCCTCGGCTGGGTCTGCGAGGCGGCAGGCGGACTGCGGATGCCCGAGCTCATGTCAGTCCTGCTGTGGAGCAAGGTCGGTGCCGACAACGATGCGACGATCGCGGTCGACCAGGTCGGCACGGGCATGTTCGACGGCGGCATCAACGCCTGCCTTCGCGACCTCGCCCGGTTCGGTGCGCTGTACCTCAACGACGGAACATCGTTGACCGGCGAGCCGGTGGTGTCACCCGCATGGATCGCCGACACGCTCGAGGGCGGCATCGATTCGCGGGACGCCTTCGCCGCGAGCCCCGACGACAACCGCATGCCGGGCGGCATGTACCGCAACCAGGTCTGGTTCCCGTATCCGGGCAACAATGTGTTGCTGTGCTTGGGGATTCACGGTCAGATGATCTACGTCAACCGCTCGGCGGGTCTCGTCGCGGCCAAGCTGTCGAGCTGGCCGTTGCCCCAGGACGCCACCAAGCTGTTCCCGACGGTCGCCGCGTTCGACGAGATCGCCGCGCAGCTGTCCTGA
- a CDS encoding spirocyclase AveC family protein, whose protein sequence is MNTEMTPLLIASNAFGWLSGVLFVTAGIYLSVRRGRLHPLLLLCISAISFSWIEAPYDWAMYAQFPPALPRMPSWWPLNMTWGGLPSSVPLGYIGYFCIPAVTGAAIGRRLAARFNWRRPQTLLIVGLIVGFCWALMFNAGLGARLGVFYYAYVIPGLGLFEGTLHQYPIYDAIAMGIQMMVFTYLLGRTDSQGRNVIEMWSDKLSKTKVQSAIVSIVTVIIVGNVLYASVFAPHLVTKQLGYVTSGPDVQLFPGVPNQPR, encoded by the coding sequence ATGAACACCGAGATGACCCCGCTGCTGATCGCGTCCAATGCGTTCGGCTGGCTGAGCGGCGTCCTGTTCGTCACCGCCGGGATCTACCTGAGCGTCCGCCGCGGCCGCCTGCATCCACTGCTTCTGCTGTGTATCTCCGCGATCTCGTTCTCCTGGATCGAGGCGCCCTACGACTGGGCGATGTACGCGCAGTTCCCGCCGGCGCTGCCACGCATGCCGTCGTGGTGGCCGTTGAACATGACCTGGGGGGGACTGCCGTCGTCGGTGCCGCTGGGATACATCGGCTACTTCTGCATCCCGGCCGTCACGGGTGCGGCCATCGGCCGTCGGCTCGCCGCGCGGTTCAACTGGCGCAGGCCGCAGACCTTGTTGATCGTCGGGCTCATCGTCGGCTTCTGCTGGGCCCTGATGTTCAACGCCGGCCTCGGCGCCCGCCTCGGAGTCTTCTACTACGCCTACGTGATTCCCGGTCTGGGACTGTTCGAGGGGACTCTGCACCAGTACCCGATCTACGACGCCATCGCGATGGGCATTCAGATGATGGTCTTCACCTACCTGCTCGGGCGCACGGATTCGCAGGGCCGCAACGTCATCGAGATGTGGTCGGACAAGTTGTCGAAGACCAAGGTGCAATCGGCGATCGTGTCCATCGTCACCGTCATCATTGTCGGAAATGTGCTCTACGCATCCGTTTTCGCACCACATCTCGTGACCAAGCAGTTGGGATATGTGACCTCCGGCCCGGATGTGCAGTTGTTCCCTGGCGTACCGAACCAGCCGAGATAG
- a CDS encoding TetR/AcrR family transcriptional regulator, producing MPQRRSSAKQTSEATRRPRGEARRLLLDAARELFARQDYRATTTREIAEAAGVTEYLLFRHFGSKAGLFREALVLPFTNFVDDFAKTWQSVDHEATDEEQLARQFVGHLYDVLVEHRGLLLTLVASDGLSEEEIESAGITDIRRTLSLLGQISTEGMRLRGLQSGQPELPAHSTVAMIVGMVALRSTFFGNRPPSREAIVDELVQTTLHRFRHRP from the coding sequence GTGCCGCAGCGACGTTCATCTGCAAAACAGACCTCGGAGGCGACTCGTCGGCCACGTGGGGAGGCGCGCCGACTGCTCCTCGACGCCGCGCGCGAACTCTTTGCGCGCCAGGACTACCGGGCCACGACCACCCGGGAGATCGCCGAGGCCGCCGGAGTCACCGAATACCTGCTCTTTCGCCACTTCGGCTCGAAGGCAGGCTTGTTTCGCGAAGCCCTTGTCCTGCCGTTCACCAACTTCGTCGACGACTTTGCCAAGACCTGGCAGTCCGTCGATCACGAGGCGACGGACGAGGAGCAACTGGCGCGGCAGTTCGTCGGCCACCTCTACGACGTCCTCGTTGAACATCGCGGCCTTCTGCTGACCCTCGTCGCGTCGGACGGGCTCAGCGAGGAGGAGATCGAAAGCGCGGGTATCACCGATATTCGGCGGACACTCAGCCTGCTCGGCCAGATCAGCACCGAGGGCATGCGCCTGCGCGGGCTGCAGTCGGGCCAACCCGAACTGCCGGCACACTCCACGGTGGCGATGATCGTCGGCATGGTCGCACTGCGTTCGACGTTCTTCGGAAACCGCCCACCGTCGCGCGAGGCCATCGTCGATGAGCTCGTCCAGACCACGCTGCACCGATTCCGACACCGACCGTAG
- a CDS encoding mycofactocin-coupled SDR family oxidoreductase — translation MTGKLDGKVAFITGAARGQGRAHAIEMAKEGADIIAVDICRDIPSNPYPLATPDDLAETERSVKEIGRRVVARVADVRERHELRDAVEAGVADLGKIDIVVANAGILPMAMGRPHDPMSFVDASDVDLLGVMNTVAVTVPHLPDGASVIVTGSTAGMIRGTTDNPNMGPGGRGYGWSKRVLIEYVEEMSMALAPRMIRVNAIHPTNCNTHLLQNDGMYSMFRPDLTMEGKQATREDAEPLFTLFQAMPIPYIEPVDMAKLGVFLASEDSRYITGQQIRVDAGSLLKWPNGPGG, via the coding sequence ATGACCGGAAAGCTCGACGGCAAGGTCGCTTTCATCACCGGAGCGGCCCGCGGCCAGGGTCGCGCGCATGCGATCGAGATGGCCAAGGAGGGCGCCGACATCATCGCGGTCGACATCTGCCGCGACATCCCGTCCAACCCCTATCCCTTGGCCACACCCGACGACCTCGCCGAGACGGAGCGGTCGGTCAAGGAGATCGGCCGTCGCGTCGTCGCCCGCGTCGCCGACGTGCGGGAACGCCACGAGTTGCGCGATGCTGTCGAGGCTGGGGTCGCCGACCTCGGCAAGATCGACATCGTCGTCGCGAATGCAGGCATCCTGCCGATGGCCATGGGGCGACCGCACGACCCCATGTCGTTCGTCGACGCCAGCGACGTCGACCTGCTCGGCGTGATGAACACGGTCGCGGTCACCGTTCCGCACCTGCCCGACGGAGCCTCGGTGATCGTCACCGGATCCACGGCGGGGATGATCCGCGGCACCACCGATAACCCGAACATGGGGCCCGGCGGCCGAGGTTACGGCTGGAGCAAGCGGGTGCTGATCGAGTACGTCGAAGAGATGTCGATGGCCCTGGCGCCGCGGATGATTCGCGTCAACGCCATCCACCCGACCAACTGCAACACCCACCTCCTGCAGAACGACGGCATGTACAGCATGTTCCGGCCGGACCTGACGATGGAGGGCAAGCAGGCCACCCGCGAGGACGCCGAGCCGTTGTTCACGCTGTTCCAGGCGATGCCGATCCCGTACATCGAACCCGTGGACATGGCGAAGCTGGGCGTGTTCCTGGCCAGCGAGGACAGCCGCTACATTACGGGTCAGCAGATCCGGGTCGACGCGGGCTCATTGCTCAAGTGGCCCAACGGCCCTGGGGGATAG
- a CDS encoding cytochrome P450 encodes MSDIELIDYFTDMSLVPDPYPYYAQLRAKCPVQHATPYGVVAVTGHQEALAAYKDPAMSSCVAVAGPFPPLPFIPEGDDISAQIEEHRAAIPMAEHVVTMDAEEHQKTRGLLSRLITPKRLSENEDFMWRLVDQQLDKIVDRGSCEFMEDFAKPLALLVIADLLGVPAEDHQQFKQALGAEPLGEVDGNEGETVAHNPLAWLDDKFTSYITDRRREPRKDVLTDLAAATYPDGSVPEVDEVVKLATFLFAAGTDTTTKLVSTAMRVMGERPDIQQTLRDDRTQVPAFLEECLRMESPVKSHFRLARASTTIGDVEIPAGTILMMLPGASNRDPRKFEDPDVFKHDRPNVREHVAFGRGPHSCPGSPLARSEARIAVNRILDRMADIRISEEMHGPPDDRKYEYEPTFIMRGLTALHVEYTPSE; translated from the coding sequence GTGAGCGATATCGAGTTGATCGACTACTTCACCGACATGTCGCTGGTTCCCGACCCCTATCCCTACTACGCGCAGCTTCGCGCGAAGTGTCCTGTGCAGCATGCGACCCCGTACGGCGTCGTCGCGGTGACCGGACACCAGGAAGCGCTCGCGGCATACAAAGACCCTGCGATGTCGTCGTGCGTGGCCGTGGCGGGACCGTTCCCGCCCTTGCCGTTCATCCCGGAGGGTGATGACATCAGCGCGCAGATCGAAGAGCATCGCGCGGCCATTCCCATGGCCGAGCATGTGGTGACGATGGACGCCGAGGAACACCAGAAGACGCGTGGACTGCTCAGCCGGCTGATCACCCCGAAGCGGCTGAGCGAGAACGAAGACTTCATGTGGCGGCTTGTCGACCAGCAGCTCGACAAGATCGTCGACCGCGGTTCGTGCGAGTTCATGGAGGATTTCGCGAAACCGTTGGCGCTGTTGGTGATCGCGGATCTGCTCGGCGTGCCTGCGGAGGACCACCAACAGTTCAAGCAGGCGCTGGGTGCCGAACCGCTCGGCGAGGTCGACGGCAACGAGGGCGAGACCGTCGCGCACAACCCGCTGGCCTGGCTGGACGACAAGTTCACCTCCTACATCACCGATCGGCGACGCGAGCCGCGAAAGGATGTGCTCACCGACCTGGCCGCCGCCACTTACCCGGACGGATCGGTGCCCGAGGTCGACGAGGTCGTCAAGCTGGCGACGTTCCTGTTCGCCGCCGGTACCGACACGACGACCAAACTCGTCAGCACCGCGATGCGGGTGATGGGGGAGCGGCCCGACATCCAACAGACCCTTCGCGACGATCGCACGCAGGTCCCGGCGTTCCTCGAGGAGTGCCTGCGGATGGAAAGCCCGGTCAAAAGCCATTTCCGGCTTGCGCGCGCGTCGACGACCATCGGCGACGTGGAGATTCCTGCGGGCACGATCCTGATGATGCTGCCCGGTGCCAGCAACCGCGATCCTCGCAAGTTCGAGGATCCGGATGTGTTCAAGCACGACCGGCCCAACGTGCGCGAGCACGTCGCGTTCGGGCGCGGACCCCATTCGTGTCCCGGCTCGCCGCTGGCGCGGTCGGAGGCGCGTATCGCGGTGAACCGCATCCTCGACCGCATGGCCGACATTCGCATCTCGGAAGAAATGCACGGGCCACCCGATGACCGAAAGTACGAATACGAGCCGACTTTCATCATGCGCGGCCTGACCGCACTGCACGTCGAATACACCCCCAGCGAGTAG